The genomic interval CGCTCACGCCACCGCTCAAAGGGTGTTGGCGACCCGTGCCAGCAGCGTCAGTCCGGTGGAAGCCGCGGTGAATTCGACGCGCAACCTGCGAGAGAACTTGAGGGATTTCTCGACGCTCTTTTCACTCTGGTCCCGGCTCTTTGATCAGAACGGCTGACGCCGCGAGGGGGGCCGCGACAAAGAGCGGTGGTTGGCGCAGTTCTGGAACGCTAAGTTGTCAGTCGAAGCCGATGGCCGATGAACCGGCGCCCGCGAAGCCTGATGTCGCAAGTCTCTCCACACCGACGACTTGCAACTTGAGAGGGAGAGCAACAAGCGCGGCGTTCTGTGCCGCGCACGAAACACACTTAGCCGACGTCACTGATGGAGCGGGGGCGTGAGCAACCCCCCGGTTCGGCGCCTACTGCCGTCCCGAGGCCGGCGCGGAGGGTTGCTCACGCCCCTGTGCGGGTGTCGCAAACCGCCATCGAAAGGGCGAGTGATCTGCGCGTCGTTTGCGAGTGCATTGTTCGTTGCGTACTCGTCGCAAATCGCGCACGGCATGCAGTGTACTTTCGACGCTGATTTCTGCTCCGTACTCGTTTGCCTTGGCCATCACATGATCAGCGTCGAGCTGTGCTCGACGTCGTCAAGGCTCTCGCTGCGCTCGACCCTGCGGGCTTCGGCCTTGACGACGCCTGCGCGCAGCTCGAAACTAGCACTTATGTGATGGCCGACGAAGCTCGACCTCATTTCGGCGTTGACCGGAGGCGCCAGCGGTCGTATCGTGAAGTTCTCGTCGATGCCATCAGGCATCCCTCCGCAGTCTCACCAGACGCGGACCGCTGAAGCCGACGCTCTCAGAGCAAAGCCGCAAGCTCCTTTCAACAACCAGCAAATCGATCGCCCACGTTCACGCGATCGTCGCGTTCGACTTCAAGTCACGCGCTTCGGTGTCGGCGTCACGCCACATCCACGCTCATCGTCTCGGCGCGCTGACATCATATCGGCGCGCTTCGAGCGCACTCCGCCGCATCCCGAACGTCTGCATCGAGCTCGCAAAGGTAGCCATGGAGTACGTCGAACGTGCGGATCCGAAGCCGGAACCGATCTCGATCGCGCGCTGTCGCGAACTGCTTGGCGAGGACGCGGAATCGATGACCGATCAGGAGGTCGAGGAGATCCGCCAACACGCACAGACCCTGGCGTGCATCGTGGTCGAGATGTACCAGGAGCAGTGCCGCGCTTCCGAGTAGCAACAGTGCCTCGCAAACGCCGCTTGCCCGAGTCGGCGAATGGATCTACGCTGCCAAACATGGTCGGCGCGGTGATCTACGTGCGCGTGAGCACGAAGGAGCAGACCGAAAATCTCAGTCTGCCGACACAGCTTCGCGCGTGCGAGGAGTACTGCCGCCGCCAGGGCTATGAAGTCCTCGAACGCTTCCACGAGGAAGGCGAGAGCGCCAAGTCCACCGACCGCAGCCAGCTTCAGAACCTGCTCACGTTCTGCCGGTTGAATAAGGGCCGCGTCCATTTCGTGGTCGTGTTCAACCTGACGCGCTTCGCGCGCGACAAGTACGACCACTTCGCGCTGCGCTCCCATCTGCAGTCGCTTGGCATCTCCCTTCGCTCCGCAACGGAGCCGATCGACGACACCTCAACCGGCAAGTTGATGGAAGGTGTGCTCGCCGCGTTTGCCCAATTCGACAACGATGTGCGCTCCGATCGCACGCGCGCCGGTATGAAGGCAGCACTCGAACTAGGACGATGGGTGTTTCTGGCGCCGATCGGCTTCCTGAATGCGCCGCGCGCAGCGGGCAAGAGCCTGACGCATGACCCCGAGCGGGCACCGCTCGTGCGACGCGCGTTCGAGGAGTACGCGACAGGTCGATTCACGAAGGAACAACTGCTCAAGCAGGCCAGAGCCTGGGGCCTCACTAACCGCCGCGGTCGGCCGCTCACGTCGCAGGCCATCGGCATGCTGCTGCGAAATCAGCTATACGCGGGCATCGTGGAGGTTCCGGAGTACGGCGTTCGCGGAAAACGCGGCGACTTCGAGCCCCTGATCTCCGAAGACCTGTTCTACCGTGTGCAAGCGGTCTTGTCAGGGCGAGCTCCGATCACCACGCCACAGCAGCGGGCGCACCCGGACTTCCCATTGCGCGCGTTCGTGCGCTGCGAGTCCTGTGGCCGAGGCCTCACCGGCAGCTGGTCGAAGGGACGAAGCGATTACTACGCCTACTACCACTGCCGCCCTGGTTGTCGCGCGGTGAACGTCACGAAGGCAAAGCTGGAGGGGCTATTCGCAGACGAACTGGCGCTGCTGCAGCCGTCGCCAGGCTACATGCGGCTGCTCAAGGAATCCGTGCTGCAGATCTGGAAGGCGAGGAAGGCGGCAGTCACCGAGGAGATTGCGATCGCCGAGCGAGCCGCCAAAACCATCCAAGACAAGCTGAACCGCCTGGACGAAGCGTTCCTCTTCGAGCGCTCGATCGACATCGAGACCTACGACCGCCACGCGGAGAAATTGCGCGAGGAGCTCACGCTCGCGCGAATCGACCGTCACTCCGGCCAGCTCGAAGAGCTCGACGTAGAAGGCATCCTGGCGTTCGCAGAACGTGTTCTGCCGCGCGCCGCAGACCTGTGGGTGCAGGCATCACTCGACCAGCGACAGCGGTTCCAACAACTGTTCTTTCCAGACGGAATCGCGTTCGACGGAATTCGGTTTGTTGGAACCGGCGCAACCGCACCGGCCTTCAACTACTTGCGGGAAATCAGAACCGAAAATGAAGGTTTGGTGGACCTGACCGGGATCGAACCGGTGACCTCCTGAATGCCATTCAGGCGCGCTCCCAGCTGCGCCACAGGCCCACGTTGCGGGAGGAACGAACCTCCAGTGTACATCATTCCGGCATCGCCGGCAGCGGTCCTCCGCGATGCGGGAGCAGGGGGAGGCGGCGCGCCGCCCCCACCCGAAGTTCGCTACTTCGTTGCGGTCGCCAGGTCGGTGACCGCCGCCGCGAGGGTGCGGACCTTGTCCTGCTCCTTCGCCGAGGCCGCCTCGCTCGTCAGCTGCGCCGCGAGCTGCGTCAGCGCCGTCCGGCGCTGCGCGCCCGAGCGCCGTTCGGCGTTCGACAGCGCCGTGCGCGCCGACGCGATCGTGGTCGCGGCCAGCCCCGCCGAGCGCTCGAGCTGATCGAGGTAGGCGCGTGCCAGCACGAAGCTCGGCGGCCAGACGAACTTCTGCTGGTCCTGCGTGTTGTAGTAGGTCATCTTGACCGTCTTGGCCGCGGCAAGCTCGTTCGCCGACAGGAGCGGACTCGGAACCAGCTCGTAGATGTCGAGGCCGCGCGCGATCTCGGAGCTGACGATCAGGCCGTTGTACCAGTACGCCGACCACGAGCCGCCCGACACCAGGCGCTCGGCGGCGACCGGACCGCGATCGTAGAACGCGATTTCCTTCGGGTGATCCGGATCGGTCCAGTCGAACACCGTCAGGCCCCCCTGATACCAGCCCTGCACCATCACGTCGCGGCCCGGAACCGGGATCAGCGAGCCGTTGTGGGCGACGCAGTTCTCCTGCGCGGTCTGCGGCGCCGGCAGCTTGTAGTAGCTGCGGAACTTCAGCTTGTTGTCCTCGATGGTGAAGATCGCGTTCGCCCCCCATTCCGGCTTGTCGGTGTCGCGGCAGCGCGGCGCCGATCCGCCGCCCCACTCGTCCGAGAACAGGACCTTCCTGCCGTCGTTGCTGAACGTCGCCGAGTGCCAGAACGACATGTTCTGATCGGCGGCGAACTCGATCCGCTTCGGGTTGGTCACGTCGCGGACGTCGAGCAGCAGCCCCAGCCCGGCGCACGCGCCGCCGGCGAGTCCCACGTCGGAATACAGCGTGATGTCATGGCACTGGTTCGGCCCGGTCGGCGGTCCCTGGTTGCCGCGTCCGCGGCCGCCGCCCGCCGCGCCGGCGGCGCCGCCCGCGCCCGCCCCGGCCTGTCCGCGCTGCGCCGCCTGCTGCTCACGCTCGCGCTGCGCCAGCGCGTCGCGCTCGGCGTTGCGCGGCGCCACCGGCAGATCCTGGAACACGCGCGGCGAACTGACGACGGCGGCGTTCTGCGGCGTCGCCAGCGGCACCTTGATCACTTCCAGGCGGAAGCGCGCCGAGTTCGGATCGTCGCGGCCGCCGTCCTGGCATCCCGGCAGCTCCTCTGCCGAACGCACGCTCGACGTGCCCGAAATGTAGATGTAGACGTTGTCCTTGTCGCCGGCCTGCCGCGCAACCGTATGGGTGTGCGACCCGCGGCACGTCTGCACGCTGGTCACCAGCTTCGGCTTCTTGATGTCGCTGATGTCGAAGATGCGGATGCCGCGCACCCGTTCCTTGCTGACCGGATCCGGCACGCCGCCGAAGCCGCAGTCGGCGCGGCTGTTCGGCGCTTCCGACGACATGAACAGCAGGTTGCCGTACACCGAGACGTCGTTCTGCGACGCCGGGCAGACGTACTGCTGCACCAGCACCGGCTCCTCGGCGTTCGAGATGTCGTACATGTCGAACCCGTTGTAGTGCCCCTGGATCGTGTACTTGCCGGTGAACGCCAGATCCGAGTGGGTCGCTCCGAGCGATCGTCCGGTCGGCGGCGTCGTCGACACCAGGTTCATGTTCCACGCGGCGGCGCCGGCGTCCCACCAGCCGGCCTTCAGTCCGACGCGCGGATCCGGCGTCGGCGGCGCGGCGGAGACGATCGGCTTCGGCGGACGCGGCATCACTGCGGGCAGGGGCGGCGGGGGCGGCGGCGGATTCCCCCGGCCTCGTCCGCGGCCGGCAGCCGCAGCGAAGGGATCGGCAGCGGCCTCGGCGCCCGGCGCGGGCGCCGCCACGCCCGTCGGTGACGGCGCAGGGCGTTGAGCGGCCGGCGTCGTCGCGGTCTCTGCCCGCGGCGGCTGCGCCGAGGCGGTTGGCGATGTCGTCGCCGGCGCCGGCGGTGGTGCCGCCGCCGGTGCCGCGGCCGGCGGCGCCGTTCCCGAAGAACTGGCGCACGCCGCAGGCAGCAGCGCCGACGCCGCGAGCACCGCGGCGCACAACGCGCCGGTGACGATTGGCCTCATGACTTGATCTCCTCCAGCATGTCCTTCATGACGTCGATCTCGATCGCCTGATCGACCTGCACGTCGTTGGCGAACTTGAAGACGGTCTCGTCCTGCGCCGCGCCGTACGACTTGAACAGGACCTCGACCATGTCGATCGCTCCCTGATGGTGCTTGATCATGCCGCTCAGGAACAGCCGATCGAACTCGGCGCCGCGCGCGCGATCGAGCGCCGCCATCTCCTCGTCGGTGAGCATCCCGGGCATCAGCATGTCGTGCACGGCGCCGTCCGGCATCCGGTGACGATGACGCGTCGACGTCGCCTCCGGCACCGGCAGGCCGCGATCGCGCAGCCACTGCTGCATCAATGCGATCTCGTCGCGCTGGGCGACGACCATGCGCTCGCACAGCACCGCGAGATCCTTGCGGGCGCCGTGCGATCCGCACCAGCCGGCCATGACGACCGCCTGGGCGTGGTGGGGAATCATGCCCGACATGAAGTCGACGTCGGCGTCCGAATAGCTGTAATGGCTGTCGGGAATCGATTGTGCCGCCGAGCCGGCGGCGCGCGGCGGCGTGCTCGCGCAGCCGGCGGCCAGCATGGCGGCGCACAGGCCGGCCGCCGCGGCGGCCCGTGAGAAAGCCCCCATCCCGTGTCCTCCTGGCGAGGATCCTATGCGATCGCGGACGTCTCGGCCACTGGCGCCGGGGCGGCGGGGGCTGGACGACGCCGGCGGAAAGGACCCGCCGCTACCGCGTCGAGGGAGCGAGCTGCCACCCGGTGTGGATCCACCGATCGCCCTGCCTGACGAAGATCT from Vicinamibacterales bacterium carries:
- a CDS encoding DUF305 domain-containing protein, which produces MGAFSRAAAAAGLCAAMLAAGCASTPPRAAGSAAQSIPDSHYSYSDADVDFMSGMIPHHAQAVVMAGWCGSHGARKDLAVLCERMVVAQRDEIALMQQWLRDRGLPVPEATSTRHRHRMPDGAVHDMLMPGMLTDEEMAALDRARGAEFDRLFLSGMIKHHQGAIDMVEVLFKSYGAAQDETVFKFANDVQVDQAIEIDVMKDMLEEIKS